A window of the Gossypium hirsutum isolate 1008001.06 chromosome A05, Gossypium_hirsutum_v2.1, whole genome shotgun sequence genome harbors these coding sequences:
- the LOC121229339 gene encoding adenine phosphoribosyltransferase 5 isoform X1, with translation MFAGDQNGLQGDPRLKAISEAIRVVPHFPKPGIMFQDITTLLLDHTAFKDTVDIFVDRYRDMGISVVAGVEARGFMFGPSIALAIGAKFVPLRKPRKLPGEVISESYVLEYGKDCLEMHVGAVQPGERALVIDDLVATGGTLSAAIRLLERAGAHVVECACVVGLREVKGQHGLNGKPLYILVEPRQQINCSAPSVNGVETCRHDDLILGASFSSPLNPTSKSD, from the exons ATGTTTGCAGGAGATCAGAATGGTTTACAAGGTGACCCAAGGTTGAAGGCCATTTCTGAAGCCATTAGAGTTGTGCCTCACTTCCCAAAACCAG GAATTATGTTCCAAGACATAACAACACTGTTACTTGATCACACGGCTTTCAAAGATACTGTCGACATCTTTGTTGATCGTTACAGAGATATGGGTATATCTGTTGTTGCTG GTGTTGAAGCAAGAGGATTTATGTTTGGCCCCTCAATTGCACTGGCTATTGGTGCCAAGTTTGTTCCGTTACGTAAACCTAGAAAGTTGCCAG GAGAGGTGATCTCCGAATCATACGTACTTGAATACGGCAAGGATTGTTTAGAGATGCACGTCGGAGCTGTTCAACCTGGGGAACGTGCCTTAGTTATCGATGATTTAGTGGCTACAGGGGGTACCCTTTCTGCTGCAATACGCCTACTAG AACGAGCCGGCGCTCATGTGGTTGAATGTGCATGCGTTGTTGGCCTGCGTGAGGTTAAG GGACAACATGGACTAAATGGAAAGCCATTGTATATACTTGTGGAGCCACGGCAGCAGATTAATTGTTCTGCACCTTCTG TTAATGGAGTTGAAACATGCAGACACGACGATCTGATTCTGGGAGCAAGCTTTAGTTCCCCACTCAATCCCACTTCAAAAAGTGATTAG
- the LOC121229339 gene encoding adenine phosphoribosyltransferase 5 isoform X2 produces the protein MFQDITTLLLDHTAFKDTVDIFVDRYRDMGISVVAGVEARGFMFGPSIALAIGAKFVPLRKPRKLPGEVISESYVLEYGKDCLEMHVGAVQPGERALVIDDLVATGGTLSAAIRLLERAGAHVVECACVVGLREVKGQHGLNGKPLYILVEPRQQINCSAPSVNGVETCRHDDLILGASFSSPLNPTSKSD, from the exons ATGTTCCAAGACATAACAACACTGTTACTTGATCACACGGCTTTCAAAGATACTGTCGACATCTTTGTTGATCGTTACAGAGATATGGGTATATCTGTTGTTGCTG GTGTTGAAGCAAGAGGATTTATGTTTGGCCCCTCAATTGCACTGGCTATTGGTGCCAAGTTTGTTCCGTTACGTAAACCTAGAAAGTTGCCAG GAGAGGTGATCTCCGAATCATACGTACTTGAATACGGCAAGGATTGTTTAGAGATGCACGTCGGAGCTGTTCAACCTGGGGAACGTGCCTTAGTTATCGATGATTTAGTGGCTACAGGGGGTACCCTTTCTGCTGCAATACGCCTACTAG AACGAGCCGGCGCTCATGTGGTTGAATGTGCATGCGTTGTTGGCCTGCGTGAGGTTAAG GGACAACATGGACTAAATGGAAAGCCATTGTATATACTTGTGGAGCCACGGCAGCAGATTAATTGTTCTGCACCTTCTG TTAATGGAGTTGAAACATGCAGACACGACGATCTGATTCTGGGAGCAAGCTTTAGTTCCCCACTCAATCCCACTTCAAAAAGTGATTAG